Below is a genomic region from Catenuloplanes atrovinosus.
GACCAGACCGCGTGCCGGCGGCGCTGGATGTCGTCGAACGCCTCCAGTTGCGCGGTGAGGAACGCGGCCAGCAGGTCCGCGGGAAGGTAGGACGAGCCGACGTCGACCCAGCGGTACTTGTCCACCATGCCGCGGAAGAACTGGCTGCGGTTCGTGCCCTTCTCCCGGACGATCTCCGCGCGGGTGAAGTAGCTGAGGTCGTTGAAGACCAGCGCGCCGCCCTCCCCGCACTGCACGTTCTTGGTGACGTGGAAGCTCTGCGTGGCCAGCGCGCCGAACGAGCCGAGCGGCCGGCCGTAGTAGGTCCCGCCCAGCCCGTGCGCGTTGTCCTCGATCACGGTCAGTCCGTGCCGGGCCGCGATCGCCGCGATCGACGACATCTCGCAGCCCACGCCGCCGTAGTGGACGACCACGATCGCGCGGGTGCGCGACGTGATCGCCTCCTCGACGCACCGCTCGTCCAGGTTGAGCGTGTCCGGCCGGCAGTCCACGAAGACCGGGACCGCGCCGCGCAGTGCGAACGCGTTCGCGGTGGAGACGAACGTGAACGACGGCACGATGACCTCGTCGCCGGGCCGCAGGTCCAGCAGGATCGCGGCCATCTCCAGCGCGTGTGTGCAGGAGGTGGCGAGCAGCGCCTCCGGGGCGTCGACGAGGCGGGTCAGCAGGCCGGTGGCGCGCGCGGTGAACGGTCCGTCACCGGAGAGCGCACCGAGCCCGATCGCCTCGCCGACGTACTCCCGTTCCAGGCCGCACAGGTACGGCCGGTTGAACGGGATTCCGGTCAGGGTGGTGGTGGTCGCGGTCACCCGAACGACATTAATACCCCTATTTCGGCAAAATGCCACCCGAAACGGTCTTGTCCTCCCTCAGTGTGCGTGCACTCGCGGGCCGGACGTGTTCAGCGGGGTCAACGGCAGCAGCTTCTTACCGGTCGGGCCGATCTGGATCTCGGTGTCCATGCTCGGGCAGACACCGCAGTCGAAGCACGGCGTCCACCGGCAGTCGTCCTGCTCGTACTCGCTGAGCGCGTCCTGCCAGTCCTGCCACAGCCACTCCTTGTCCAGGCCCGAGTCCAGGTGGTCCCAGGGCAGGACCTCGGTCTCGTCGCGCTCCCGGACCGTGAACCAGTCGAGGTCCACGCCGAACGCCGGCAGCACCTCGGCCGCGGAGTCCACCCAGCGCTGGAACGAGAAGTGCTCGTTCCACCCGTCGAACCGGCCGCCCTTCTCCCAGACCCGCCGGATCACCGCGCCGACCCGCCGGTCACCGCGGGACAGCAGGCCCTCGATCAGCGACGGCTCGCCGTCGTGGTACCGGTAGCCGATCGCGCGGCCCAGCGACCGATCGCTGTTGATCGCCTGCTTGAGCATCCGCAGCCGGTTGTCGATCACCTCGGGCCGGTCCATCGGCGCCCACTGGAACGGCGTGTGCGGCTTCGGCACGAACCCGCCGATGCTCACGGTGCAGCGGATGTCCTTCGACCCGGTCGCGGCGCGGCCCGCCTTGATCACCTCGTGCGCGAGCCGGGCGATCTGCAGCACGTCCTCGTCCTGCTCGGTCGGCAGCCCGCACATGAAGTACAGCTTCACCTGCCGCCAGCCGTTGGTGTACGCCGTGACGACCGTGCGGATCAGGTCCTCCTCGCTGACCATTTTGTTGATCACGCGGCGGATTCGCTCCGAGCCGCCCTCCGGGGCGAACGTCAGGCCGGTGCGCCGCCCGTTGCGGGACAGCTCCTGCGCCAGCTCGATGTTGAACGCGTCCACCCGGGTCGACGGCAGCGACAGCGACACGTTCGTGCCCTCGTACTGCTCGGCCAGGCCGGAGCACATGTCGCCGATCTCGGTGTGGTCCGCGCTGGACAGCGACAGCAGGCCGACCTCGGAGTAACCGGAGAACTCCAGGCCCTGGCGCACCATCTGGCCCACGGTCTCGATCGAGCGCTCGCGCACCGGTCGGGTGATCATGCCGGCCTGGCAGAAGCGGCAGCCGCGCGTGCAGCCGCGGAAGATCTCCACCGCGTACCGCTCGTGCACGGACTCGGCCAGCGGCACGATCGGCTTCTTCGGGTACGGCCACTGGTCCAGGTCCATGGTCGTGCGCTTGTTCACCCGGAACGGCACGTCCGCCCGGTTCGGCACGACCCGCTGGATCCGCCCGTCCGGCAGGTAGTCGACGTCGTAGAAGCGCGGCACGTACACGCTCTCGGTGCGCGCCAGGCGCAGCAGGATCTCGTCCCGGCCGCCGGGCGCGCCCTCCGCCTTCCACCGCCGGACGATCTCGGTGATCTCGAGGACCGCCTCCTCGCCGTCGCCCAGCACGGCCGCGTCGATGAAGTCCGCGATCGGCTCCGGGTTGAACGCGGCGTGACCGCCGGCCACGACGATCGGGTGTGCGTCCGTGCGGTCCTCGGAGTCCAGCGGGATGCCGGCCAGGTCCAGCGCGGTCAGCAGGTTCGTGTAACCCAGTTCGGTGGCGAACGAGAGCCCGAGCAGGTCGAACGCGCCGACCGGCCGGTGCGCGTCCACCGTGAACTGGGAGACGCCGTGCTCGCGCATCAGCGCCTCGAGGTCCGGCCACACCGCGTAGGTGCGCTCGGCCAGCACGTCCGGCTGCTCGTTGAGCACCTCGTAGAGGATCTGGACGCCCTGGTTCGGCACGCCCACCTCGTAGGCGTCCGGGTACATCAGCGCCCAGCGCACGGTCGCGGAGTCCCAGTCCTTGACGACCGCGCCGAGCTCGCCGCCGACGTATTGAATCGGCTTGCTGACCAGCGGCAGCAGTTGTTCGAGCTGGGGCCAGACCGATACGGCGTCCCTCGAACCAGCGGTGCTCATGAAACCTCCCGGGATCAACCAACCAGGGTACGCGGCCACGGTGAGCACTCCGCGACCCGGACCGCCGCACCGAAACCGTCACGGAGCGTGCTGGACCGGCGGGGATAACCTCGCTTGTGAGGGCACGCGCACGGCCCACGACCCTGAAACGGCGAGGAGACAGCGACGATGGCGGAAGACCGGCCGGACCGCCACCCGGAGCCCGAGCCGCCGGCCGCCGCCGGCTCCGAGGCCGCACCATCACACCCGTCCGGGGGTACGGACGGAAGCGCCGCCACCGGACCGGACGGCACCGCGACGATGCCGGCGCCGGACCGGCCGGCCACGGACGACGACACCGCGAGCCAGGACACCGCGCGCACGCCGGCCGCCGCCGCCGGCGAGGGTGAGGCGGCCGCGGACGGGACCGAGACGCTCCCGGCCGAGCAGCCGCGGCCGGCGCCGTGGCGGGGTGCGGCCGTCGTGCCGCCGCCCGGGCCGAAGAAGCGCCGCCGGTTCGGGTTCGGGCGCGACCGGGCCGAGGAGCAGCCGGACCGGCCGCTCGACCCGACGCTGGACCTGCCCGCGCCAGTGGACCCGTGGGAGGGCACGGCCGACTGGGACGAGCACGTGCCGGACCAGCACTACGAGTACCCGCCGCCGCCCCCGACCCGGATCGACCGGGCGGACCTGCCGCGCACCACGGTCGAGCCGCCGGCCCGGCAGCCCGGTCCTCCCCCGCAGCCGCCGCGGTCCCACCAGCCACAGCCGCCACCGTCCCAGCCGCCACCGTCCCAGCCGCCACGGTCCCAGCCGCCGCGGGCGCCGCAGCCGCCGCCGCAGTACGCGCCGCCGTCGTACACCCGGCCGCAGCAACCGCCGCCACCGCCACCGCCCGCGCAGAGCCGGCCGGTGCCGCCCCCCGCGCCCGCGAAGAAGCGGAAGAAGGACCGCAAGCAGGCCGCGCGCCCGCAGCTGCCGGCCCGCCCGCCGGGTTACCCGCCGCCCGGCTATCCGCCGCCGGGGGGCTACCCGCCGCCGCAGATGCGCCGGCGTCGGCGCCGCCGCTGGCCGATGGTGCTGCTCACCATGCTGTTACTCACCGTGGCCTGCTGCTGCGGCGTGCCCGCCTACTTCGGCACGCCGCTGTGGCAGCAGTACCCGGCGAAGGCGTCGCTGCCGGAGGCGATAGCGGACCTGTCGCTGCGCAGCGGCGCGGAGGCGGACGAGACGTCGCAGTCGCTGGAGGCGGAGATGCGCGGCGCGCACCTGCTGGCCGAGAGCACGTTCGCGGGCGTCTACGGCGATGCCGGCGGCAAGCAGGTGACCGTCTTCGGCGTGACCGGGTTCCGCTGGTCGCCGGAGACCGACCTGGAGGCCGAGATGACGCGGCTGACCGAGGTGTACGGGCTGTCCGGCGTCGAGCCGGTGGACGCCGGCGACAGCGGTGGCTTCCAGCGCTGCGGCACCGGAGAGGCGGACGGCGCCACCGTGGTGGTGTGCGGCTGGGCCGACCACGGCAGCCTCGGCACCGCGGTCTTCACCCGCCGCTCGGTCGCGGACAGCGCGGCGCTGCTGGACCGCATCCGGGGCGCCGTGATCACCCGGGAGCAGATCACGGTCTGACGCGTGGAAGCGGCCGCACGTGCAAGTTGCATGTGAGCTGAACCACAAACATAAACGGTGCGTCACCGGGGGGCCGGGCGGGCGGCGGGGAAAGAATTCGTCGCATGCGGCGCTGGCTGTTCGGAGACCACCTGGGGCCGCACTTTCTGGACCATCCGGACCAGCCGGTGCTGATGGTGGAGTCCCGGGCGGTCTTCGAGCGCCGCGCGTTCCACCGGCAGAAGGCGCACCTGATGCTCTCCGCGATGCGACACCGGGCCGCCGAGCTGGGCGATCGCGTGCTCTACCGGAAGACTCGGACGTATCGGGAGGCGCTGCGCCTGGCCGGCGAGCCGGTCGACGTGTGCGCGCCGACCACGCTGCGCGCCCGCCGGCTCGTCGGCGGGCTGGACGGCGTCACGGTGCTGCCGCCGCGCGGATACGTGACGGGCCACGACGAGTTCGTCGGGTGGGCGGACGCGCGCCGCGGCACGCTGCGTATGGAGGAGTTCTACCGGTACGCGCGGCACCGGCACGACGTGCTGATGGAGCCGGACGGGACTCCCGCCGGCGGGAAGTGGAACCTGGACGCGGACAACCGCAACCCGCCGCCGCGCGGCGTGACCCGGCTCGACGTGCCGCCCCCGCCGGAGATCGTCGAGGACGAGATCGACGCCGAGGTCCGCGCGGACCTGGACCGGTGGGCGGCCGAGGGCGTCGAGTTCACCGGCCGGGACGGGCCGCGGATCTTCCCGGCCACCCGCGGGGAGGCGCTGGACCGGCTGCGGCACTTCGTCACGTACCGGCTGCCGCGCTTCGGCCCGCACGAGGACGCGATGCTCTCCGGCGACCCGTTCATGGCGCACAGCCTGCTCTCGTCCAGCTTCAACCTGGGGCTGCTCGACCCGATGGAGGCGGTGCGCCGCGCGGAGGCGGCGTACCGGGCGGGCTCGGTGCCGCTGGCCAGCGCGGAGGGCTTCATCCGGCAGCTGATCGGCTGGCGCGACTACGTCTGGCACCTCTACTGGTACTTCGACGCCGGATACCGCTCGGTCAACGAGCTCTCCGCGCGCAACCGGCTACCCGCCTGGTTCGCGAACCTGGACGCGGACGCCGTGGAGGCGGCCTGCCTGTCGGACGTGCTGGCCGGGGTACGCGATCGCGGCTACGCGCATCACATCCCGCGCCTGATGGTGCTGGGCAACTACGCGCTGCAACGCGGCTGGCGACCGGCCGACATGGCCGACTGGTTCCACCGCAACTTCATCGACGGCTTCGAGTGGGTGATGGTGGCGAACGTGGTCGGCATGAGCCAGTACGCCGACCTCGGCCGGATAACCACCAAGCCGTACGCCGCGGGCGGCAACTACATCAACCGGATGAGCGACTACTGCGGCGGCTGCCGCTACGACCCCCGAGTCCGCCTCGGCGACAACGCCTGCCCGTTCACCGCCGGCTACTGGTCCTTCCTGCACCGCACGCGCGAACGCCTCTCCGGCAACGTCCGGATGATGCGCTCACTCCAGCAACTCGACCGGATCGACGACATCGACGCCGTCGTCGCCCAGGAGCAGGCCCGCGGCTCCGACGCCCCCTGACCGGCCACCACGCGACCGGCAGGCAGCCCGGCTGCCGCCCCGACCACCCACCCCTGACCGGAGTAAACGCTCCGCCTCCTCGGCCGGCCGGTGCCCGCTGCGAGCATGCGGACCGCAACCCCGCCGGAAGCGGGAACATGATTTCCTAAGAGGTCTTCGGCGGTGCGTAGTTCGGGACGTACTCCTGGCCGGTCAGCTTCTGGATCTCGGCCATGACCTCGTCCGTTATCGCGCGCAGGCCGAGCGTGTCGGTGGCGCGGCCGGTGAAGTCCATCGGCTTGCCGAAGCGGATCACCGCGCCGCTCGGCCGGAACTTCGGCAGTCGCTGGCCGATCGGCTGCATCCGGTCGGTGCCGAGCACGCCCACCGGGATGACCGGCACGCCGGCCATGGTGGCGAGGCGGGCGACGCCGGTGCGCCCCTTGTAGAGGCGGCCGTCCGGGGAGCGGGTGCCCTCCGGGTAGACGACCACCTGGCCGCCGCTCTGGAGCACCGGGATGGCCGCGTCGAACGCGGCGAGCGCGGCGCGTCCGCCGGCCCGCTCGACCGGGATCGCGCCGAGCGCCTGGAGCAGGTGCTTGACGAAGAGGCCGCGCGGGCCGGTGCCCTTGAAGTACTCCGACTTGGCCCAGAACGCGAGGTGGCGCGGGACGACGACCGCGGAGAGCACCTCGTCCGCGACGGAGAGGTGGTTGCTGGCGAAGATGAGGCCGCCGGAGTCCGGGATGTTCTCGCGGCCCTCGACCTCCGGCTGCCAGATCAGGTTCAGGAGCGGACCGACCGTGACCTTCCCGAACGAATAGAGCGGTGGCAACCCTCGACCCTCCTGCGACGTGAGCCCCGGAGCCGGGGCGATCACACGGTAGCCGACGGATGCCGAAAAGAAAGCACCCCGTACCGCCTGGTGAGGGCGGCACGGGGTGCTAAGGAACACACGGTCAGCGGACGACCTGGACGACGACCTCCTCGCCGTCGCCGACCTCGCCGGTGAACCCGGTGACGCCGGCCGCGAAGGCCACGTCGTCGGCCAGCACCTCGCCGGCCACGAAGTCGCGGTACGCCCGGACCGCGGCGACCACCTCGTCGGACGCGGAGAGGGTGACCGTGATCCGGTCGGAGACGTTCAGGTCCGCGTCGCGGCGGGCCTGCTGGACCACCCGCACCACGTCCCGGGCCAGGCCCTCCGCGGCCAGCTCCGGCGTGACCGCGGTGTCGAGCACGACCACGCCGCCGTTCGGCAGCGTCGCCGAGTTCTCCACGTCCACCGCGACCAGTTTCAGCTCGTACTCGCCGTCCTGGAGGGTGACGCCGGCCGCGACCGGCGCGCCGTCCACCAACTGCCAGTCGCCGCTCTTGACCGCCTTGATGACCTGCTGGACCGCGCCGCCGACGCGCGGGCCGAGCGCGCGCGGCACGACCGTGAGCACCTGCCGGCAGTAGTCCTCCACCTGCGTGGTGAACACGACCTCCTTCACGTTGACCTCGTCCGCGATGAGCGCGGTGAAGTCGCCGAGCGAGTCCGCGTCCGGCGTGGCCACGGTCAGCTTCGGCAGCGGCAGCCGGACGCGCAGCGCGCGGGCCTTGCGCAGCGACAGCGCGCCGGAGCAGACGTCCCGGACCGAGTCCATGGCCGCGACCAGCGCGTGGTCGGCTGGGAACTCCTCCGCGGACGGCCAGTCGGTCAGGTGCACCGAGCGCCCGCCGGTCAGGCCGCGCCAGATCTCCTCGCTGGTCAGCGGCGCGAGCGGCGCCACCACCCGGGCGAGCGTCTCCAGCACGGTGTAGAGCGTGTCGAACGCGTCGCGGTCGCCCTCCCAGAACCGGTCGCGGGACCGGCGCACGTACCAGTTGGTCAGCGCGTCCAGGTAGTTGCGGACGGTCGCGCAGGCGCCGGAGATGTCGTAGTCGTCCAGCTGCCGCTGCACGGCCGTGACCAGCTCACCGGTCTTGGCCAGGACGTAGCGGTCGAGGACGTTCGCCGAGTCGGTCCTCCGCCTCGCCTCGTAGCCCTCCGCGTTCGCGTAGAGCGAGAAGAAGTACCAGACGTTCCACAGCGGCAGCAGCACCTGGCGGACCGCGTCGCGGATCGCGACCTCGGTGACCGCCATGTCGCCGCCGCGCAGCACCGGCGAGGACATCAGCATCCACCGCATCGCGTCCGACCCGTGCGAGTCGAACACCTTGTAGACGTCCGGGTAGTTCCGCAGGCTCTTGGACATCTTGCGCCCGTCCTCGCCGAGCAGGATGCCGTGGCTGAGGCAGTTGCGGAACGCCGGCCGGTCGAACAGCGCGGTGGCCAGCACGTGCATGGTGTAGAACCAGCCGCGGGTCTGGCCGATGTACTCCACGATGAAGTCGCCCGGGTAGTGGTGGTCGAACCACTCCGCGTTCTCGAACGGGTAGTGCACCTGCGCGAACGGCATCGAGCCGGACTCGAACCAGCAGTCCAGCACCTCCGGCACCCGGCGCATGGTGGACTTCCCGGTCGGGTCGTCCGGGTTGGGCCGGGTCAGCTCGTCCACGAACGGCCGGTGCAGGTCGGTGACGCGCACGCCGAAGTCGCGCTCCAGCTCCTCGTAGGAGCCGTAGACGTCGACCCGCGGGTACTGCGGGTCGTCCGACTTCCAGACCGGGATCGGCGAGCCCCAGAACCGGTTGCGGCTGATCGACCAGTCGCGCGCGTTCGCCAGCCACTTGCCGAACGAGCCGTCCTTGATGTGCGACGGCGTCCAGTTGATCTGCTGGTTCAGCTCGACCATCCGGTCCCGGAACGTGGAGACCGCCACGAACCAGGACGAGACCGCCTTGTAGACCAGCGGGGTCTCGCACCGCCAGCAGTGCGGGTACGAGTGCGTGTACGTGTCCTGCCGCAGCAGCACGCCCCGGTCCTTGAGCAGCCGGATGACCGGCTTGTTCACGTCGAAGACCTGCTCGCCCCGGAAGTCCGGGACCAGCGCGGTGAACCGGGTGTGGTCGTCCACGGTCACGATGGTCGGGATGCCGGCCGCGTTGCAGGCGTTCTGGTCGTCCTCGCCGAACGCGGGCGCCATGTGCACCACGCCGGTGCCGTCCTCGGTGGTGACGAAGTCCGCGCCGAGCACCTGGAACGCGTTCGGCCCGGCCTGCTCGACCAGATAGTCGAACAGCGGCGTGTACCGCTTCCCGACCAGCTCGGCGCCCCGCACGGTGCCGACCTGCTCGAAGCCCTCCAGTTCCCTGGCGTACGCCGCGACCCGCGACTCGCCGAGCAGATAGCGCGACCCGTCCTTCTCCAGCACCGCGTACGTGATGTCCGGGCCGACCGCGAGCGCCAGGTTCGACGGCAGCGTCCACGGCGTGGTGGTCCAGACGCCGATCTTCTCGCCGGAGTCGAGCTGGAACCAGACCGTGACGGACGGGTCCTGCCGGTCCCGGTAGACGTCGTCCATCCGGGTCTCGGTGTTCGACAGCGGCGTCTCACAGCGCCAGCAGTACGCCAGCACCCGGAAGCCCTCGTAGACCAGGCCCTTGTCGTGCAGCGTCTTGAAGGCCCACATCACGGACTCCATGTAGTCCGGGTCGAGGGTCTTGTAGTCGTTCTCGAAATCCACCCAGCGGGCCTGGCGCGTGACGTACCGCTCCCACTCGTTGGTGTACTTCAGCACCGACGTGCGGCAGGCGTCGTTGAACGTCTGCACGCCCAGGTCCAGGATCTCGGCCTTGGTGGAGATGCCGAGCTGCTTCTCCGCCTCGACCTCCGCGGGCAGGCCGTGGGTGTCCCAGCCGAACCGCCGCTCCACCCGCCGGCCACGCATCGTCTGGTAGCGCGGGACCAGGTCCTTGACGTAGCCGGTGAAGAGGTGGCCGTAGTGCGGGAGGCCGTTGGCGAACGGTGGGCCGTCGTAGAAGACGTATTCGTTCTTGCCGTCATCCCCGGCCGGCCTGGCCTCGACGGAGGCCTCGAAGGTCTTGTCGGACGCCCAGTAGTCCAGGACGCCGCGCTCGACCGCCGGCAGGTCCGGGCTGGCCGGCACGCCGGGCGTCGCAGCGTTCTTGGGGTACGCCATCGGTGGTCACTTCCTACTCGCAGCCTGCTCACTCAAGGTCTGCGAGGACGAGCCAAGGCCCGCGGTACCACCCCGCTTGACGACCGAGGATCCGGTCGCCCGCTCATTGCCGGCTGTGACGGGCCGTCCCGTCCGGTTCTACTCGGCCCCCAGAGGGGGCTTTTCTTCCGGAGGCTCCCCGGTGATGGCCGGATCGACGCCTTGCTGCCCTCCAGAGTACCCACCCTCCCCCGCCGGCCTCATCCGAGTTACCGGTGGTTCGGCCGGACCCGAATTCGTTTCTCGCCGTGCCCCGCACGCTCTAGGTTCGGGCGCATGGAGAACGCGATCGAGGCTGAGGGGCTGCGGCGTACCTACCGCAGCCGCACGGGGTGGCTGAGACCGAGGACCACCGAGGTGCACGCGGTGCGCGGCGTGGACCTGACGGTGGGCCGGGGCGAGCTGTTCGGCCTGCTCGGGCCGAACGGGGCCGGCAAGACCACCACCATCAAGATGCTGAACACGCTGCTCATCCCGTCCTCCGGTACCGCCCGGATCTGCGGTTTCGACGTCGAGCGGCAGACCCGTGAGGTGCGCAGGCGGATCGGGTACGTGTTCGGCGGCGACCGGGGCCTCTACGAGCGCCTCTCCGCGCTGGACAACCTGCGGTACTTCGCGGAGCTGTACGGCGTGCCCGCGCGCGAGCAAAAGCGCCGGATCGCCGAGCTGCTGGAGCTGGTCAAGCTGACCGGCCGGGAGCGGGAGCGGGTGGAGGGGTATTCGCGCGGCATGCGCCAGCGGCTGCACATCGCGCGCGGTCTGCTCCACTCCCCCGAGGTGATCTTTCTGGACGAGCCGTCGATCGGCGTGGACCCGGTGGCCGCCCGCGAGCTGCGCGCCACCGTGGCGAACCTGGCCGCGACCGGCACCACCGTGCTGCTGACCACGCACTACATGGCCGAGGCGGACGAGCTCTGCGACCGGATCGCGGTGATCTCGGACGGGGAGATCCAGGCGCTGGGCACGCCCGCGGAGCTGCGCCACCGGGCGGACGGGCGGCGCGTGCTGGAGATCGAGGCCTACGGCGTACCCGCGGACGCTCTTGAAGATCTTCAAAACCTCCCGGGGGTACGCGAGGCGGCGGTCGAGGAGCGCGGCCAGGTGCAGGTGCTGACCGTGCAGTCGGACGCGGACGTGGACGTGCAGCAGGACGTGCTGCGCCGGCTGGACGGGGTGCGCCTGGGCCGGGTCACGTCCCGCGAGCCCACGCTGGAGGACGCGTACGTGGCGATCATCGCGGCGGCCGGCAAGCGGGAGCCGGTGATCGTGTGAGAAGCCTGCGCATGCTGGTGCTCGGGATGCTGTTCCACATGAAGCACGTGTCCCGGTCGCCGTTCGACCTCGCGGTGTTCGTGGTGGTGCCGGTGGTGCAGGCCACGCTCGCGGTGTACCTGTTCCGCGCGTCCGCGGAGCCGCAGAAGCTGCTTCAGGCCGCGGTCGGCGCCGGGATGATGGGCGTCTGGTCGTCCGTGCTGTTCGGCGCCGGCGGCGCGATCCAGTCCCAGCGCTGGCAGGGCACGCTGGAGATGCTGATGCTGGCGCCCCGGCGGCCCGTCATGATCTTCCTGCCGATCACGCTGGCCCAGGGCGCGATCGGCAGCTACGCGCTGCTGGCCACGCTCGTCTGGGCCCGCGTGCTCTACGGCATCCGGCTGGACTTCGCGCGCCCGTGGGCGTTCCTGGTCACCGCGCCGGTCACGGTGCTGTCGCTGGGCGCGTTCGGCATCCTGCTGGCGTCGCTGTTCGTGCTGCTGCGCCACGCGAACGCACTGCAGAACGCGCTGGAGTACCCGGTCTGGCTGCTCTCCGGCATGCTGCTGCCGATCTCGTCGCTGCCCGCGTGGACCGGCCCGCTCGCGGCCGTGCTCCCGACCACCTGGGGTGCGCGGGCGATGCGCGAGGCGACCGCGGGCGGCGCGGTCTGGCCGTCGCTCGCCTGGTGCGCCGGGATCAGCGCGATCTGCCTCGCGCTCGGCGCACTGTCCCTGGTCCACGTGGAGCGGCGGGCCCGCGCGGCGGCCACGCTGGCGCTGGCATGAGCGAGCGAATCATCGGCTCAGCACCGACCACAACGAAACCGCGGCGCGAAGGAGAGTCCGGCATGAGGGGCACGCTCCGGCTGCTCGGGATGGGCAGCGTGATCGCGTACCGGGCGCTGTTCAACTGGACGACGCCGCCGGTCTTCATCGGGTCGCTGCTGGTCGGGCCGCTCTTCCAGCTGATCTTCTTCGCCTACGTGGGCCGGCAGCTGTCGGTCGGCGACGACCGGTTCTACATCGTCGGCAACGCGGTGCTGGCCGCCGCGTGGACGTGCGTGTTCGGCGGCACGATGGCGATCGGCAACGAGCGCCGCTTCGGCACGCTCGGCCACGTGCTGCTGTCCCC
It encodes:
- a CDS encoding TIGR03960 family B12-binding radical SAM protein: MSTAGSRDAVSVWPQLEQLLPLVSKPIQYVGGELGAVVKDWDSATVRWALMYPDAYEVGVPNQGVQILYEVLNEQPDVLAERTYAVWPDLEALMREHGVSQFTVDAHRPVGAFDLLGLSFATELGYTNLLTALDLAGIPLDSEDRTDAHPIVVAGGHAAFNPEPIADFIDAAVLGDGEEAVLEITEIVRRWKAEGAPGGRDEILLRLARTESVYVPRFYDVDYLPDGRIQRVVPNRADVPFRVNKRTTMDLDQWPYPKKPIVPLAESVHERYAVEIFRGCTRGCRFCQAGMITRPVRERSIETVGQMVRQGLEFSGYSEVGLLSLSSADHTEIGDMCSGLAEQYEGTNVSLSLPSTRVDAFNIELAQELSRNGRRTGLTFAPEGGSERIRRVINKMVSEEDLIRTVVTAYTNGWRQVKLYFMCGLPTEQDEDVLQIARLAHEVIKAGRAATGSKDIRCTVSIGGFVPKPHTPFQWAPMDRPEVIDNRLRMLKQAINSDRSLGRAIGYRYHDGEPSLIEGLLSRGDRRVGAVIRRVWEKGGRFDGWNEHFSFQRWVDSAAEVLPAFGVDLDWFTVRERDETEVLPWDHLDSGLDKEWLWQDWQDALSEYEQDDCRWTPCFDCGVCPSMDTEIQIGPTGKKLLPLTPLNTSGPRVHAH
- the ileS gene encoding isoleucine--tRNA ligase, with the protein product MAYPKNAATPGVPASPDLPAVERGVLDYWASDKTFEASVEARPAGDDGKNEYVFYDGPPFANGLPHYGHLFTGYVKDLVPRYQTMRGRRVERRFGWDTHGLPAEVEAEKQLGISTKAEILDLGVQTFNDACRTSVLKYTNEWERYVTRQARWVDFENDYKTLDPDYMESVMWAFKTLHDKGLVYEGFRVLAYCWRCETPLSNTETRMDDVYRDRQDPSVTVWFQLDSGEKIGVWTTTPWTLPSNLALAVGPDITYAVLEKDGSRYLLGESRVAAYARELEGFEQVGTVRGAELVGKRYTPLFDYLVEQAGPNAFQVLGADFVTTEDGTGVVHMAPAFGEDDQNACNAAGIPTIVTVDDHTRFTALVPDFRGEQVFDVNKPVIRLLKDRGVLLRQDTYTHSYPHCWRCETPLVYKAVSSWFVAVSTFRDRMVELNQQINWTPSHIKDGSFGKWLANARDWSISRNRFWGSPIPVWKSDDPQYPRVDVYGSYEELERDFGVRVTDLHRPFVDELTRPNPDDPTGKSTMRRVPEVLDCWFESGSMPFAQVHYPFENAEWFDHHYPGDFIVEYIGQTRGWFYTMHVLATALFDRPAFRNCLSHGILLGEDGRKMSKSLRNYPDVYKVFDSHGSDAMRWMLMSSPVLRGGDMAVTEVAIRDAVRQVLLPLWNVWYFFSLYANAEGYEARRRTDSANVLDRYVLAKTGELVTAVQRQLDDYDISGACATVRNYLDALTNWYVRRSRDRFWEGDRDAFDTLYTVLETLARVVAPLAPLTSEEIWRGLTGGRSVHLTDWPSAEEFPADHALVAAMDSVRDVCSGALSLRKARALRVRLPLPKLTVATPDADSLGDFTALIADEVNVKEVVFTTQVEDYCRQVLTVVPRALGPRVGGAVQQVIKAVKSGDWQLVDGAPVAAGVTLQDGEYELKLVAVDVENSATLPNGGVVVLDTAVTPELAAEGLARDVVRVVQQARRDADLNVSDRITVTLSASDEVVAAVRAYRDFVAGEVLADDVAFAAGVTGFTGEVGDGEEVVVQVVR
- a CDS encoding cryptochrome/photolyase family protein, whose protein sequence is MRRWLFGDHLGPHFLDHPDQPVLMVESRAVFERRAFHRQKAHLMLSAMRHRAAELGDRVLYRKTRTYREALRLAGEPVDVCAPTTLRARRLVGGLDGVTVLPPRGYVTGHDEFVGWADARRGTLRMEEFYRYARHRHDVLMEPDGTPAGGKWNLDADNRNPPPRGVTRLDVPPPPEIVEDEIDAEVRADLDRWAAEGVEFTGRDGPRIFPATRGEALDRLRHFVTYRLPRFGPHEDAMLSGDPFMAHSLLSSSFNLGLLDPMEAVRRAEAAYRAGSVPLASAEGFIRQLIGWRDYVWHLYWYFDAGYRSVNELSARNRLPAWFANLDADAVEAACLSDVLAGVRDRGYAHHIPRLMVLGNYALQRGWRPADMADWFHRNFIDGFEWVMVANVVGMSQYADLGRITTKPYAAGGNYINRMSDYCGGCRYDPRVRLGDNACPFTAGYWSFLHRTRERLSGNVRMMRSLQQLDRIDDIDAVVAQEQARGSDAP
- the rffA gene encoding dTDP-4-amino-4,6-dideoxygalactose transaminase, producing the protein MTATTTTLTGIPFNRPYLCGLEREYVGEAIGLGALSGDGPFTARATGLLTRLVDAPEALLATSCTHALEMAAILLDLRPGDEVIVPSFTFVSTANAFALRGAVPVFVDCRPDTLNLDERCVEEAITSRTRAIVVVHYGGVGCEMSSIAAIAARHGLTVIEDNAHGLGGTYYGRPLGSFGALATQSFHVTKNVQCGEGGALVFNDLSYFTRAEIVREKGTNRSQFFRGMVDKYRWVDVGSSYLPADLLAAFLTAQLEAFDDIQRRRHAVWSAYDTRLAAWAAEHGVERPVVPVGREHPAHLYALLMRDLIDRQEFIRHLGHRGIQATFHYQPLHAAPAGRRYGRVAPGGCPVTEDIADRLVRLPLFAGMTAAELDQVVDAVTSYRPA
- a CDS encoding ABC transporter ATP-binding protein; protein product: MENAIEAEGLRRTYRSRTGWLRPRTTEVHAVRGVDLTVGRGELFGLLGPNGAGKTTTIKMLNTLLIPSSGTARICGFDVERQTREVRRRIGYVFGGDRGLYERLSALDNLRYFAELYGVPAREQKRRIAELLELVKLTGRERERVEGYSRGMRQRLHIARGLLHSPEVIFLDEPSIGVDPVAARELRATVANLAATGTTVLLTTHYMAEADELCDRIAVISDGEIQALGTPAELRHRADGRRVLEIEAYGVPADALEDLQNLPGVREAAVEERGQVQVLTVQSDADVDVQQDVLRRLDGVRLGRVTSREPTLEDAYVAIIAAAGKREPVIV
- a CDS encoding lysophospholipid acyltransferase family protein, encoding MPPLYSFGKVTVGPLLNLIWQPEVEGRENIPDSGGLIFASNHLSVADEVLSAVVVPRHLAFWAKSEYFKGTGPRGLFVKHLLQALGAIPVERAGGRAALAAFDAAIPVLQSGGQVVVYPEGTRSPDGRLYKGRTGVARLATMAGVPVIPVGVLGTDRMQPIGQRLPKFRPSGAVIRFGKPMDFTGRATDTLGLRAITDEVMAEIQKLTGQEYVPNYAPPKTS